In one Rugosibacter aromaticivorans genomic region, the following are encoded:
- a CDS encoding ExbD/TolR family protein has translation MNFQRNRQREMPEINLIPMIDVLLVILIFVMITTTYSKFSGLEINLPTADAQQNKEQPEEINVTITAAGETMINKIPVVGHDVAAIQQTLQRLAAPGKEPVVIINADAKAMHQAVIDVMQAAQSAGLSHISFATQQAQR, from the coding sequence ATGAACTTTCAGCGCAATCGCCAACGTGAGATGCCGGAGATTAATCTCATTCCAATGATCGATGTATTACTGGTGATTTTGATTTTTGTCATGATCACTACCACCTACTCGAAATTTTCCGGCCTGGAAATAAATCTCCCAACGGCCGATGCACAACAGAACAAAGAGCAACCTGAGGAAATTAACGTCACTATCACGGCAGCAGGTGAAACGATGATTAACAAGATCCCTGTTGTTGGCCATGATGTGGCTGCTATTCAGCAGACTCTGCAGCGATTGGCTGCGCCTGGCAAGGAACCCGTGGTGATTATCAATGCAGATGCCAAAGCGATGCATCAAGCGGTCATTGATGTGATGCAAGCTGCCCAATCTGCCGGGCTTTCGCATATTTCCTTTGCTACCCAGCAAGCCCAGCGTTGA
- the lpxK gene encoding tetraacyldisaccharide 4'-kinase — protein sequence MLPSKPSVESVGSPAFWQHRGLLACLLYPVSLFFAALTELRLLLYRLGFLSAQHVPVPVIVIGNLTVGGTGKTPLILHLVTMLRERGMHPGIVSRGYRGSAKRVLEVTADSSPMVVGDEPLLLARRSQSPVFVGRDRVRAAQALLSRYPACNVILSDDGLQHYRLARDVEIAVFDQRGTMNGWQLPAGPLREPISRLRRVDAVVFNSVAAPQGDFPETDSALRGVLPAPTFGRPVFAMRLEGLSFYLLGQKQITCRAENFLGKQVHAVAGIGSPQRFFDHLQAMGLVFEPHPFADHHDYQREELNLSGDAILTTEKDAVKFTRLNLTLPVWVLPVTANVSPDLVAFILEKLNGCPST from the coding sequence TTGCTACCCAGCAAGCCCAGCGTTGAATCGGTAGGCAGCCCTGCTTTCTGGCAGCATCGCGGTCTACTTGCCTGTTTGCTGTATCCTGTGTCGCTTTTTTTTGCAGCCCTGACCGAGCTACGCTTACTGCTTTATCGTTTGGGCTTTTTGTCGGCACAACACGTGCCGGTACCTGTCATTGTGATTGGTAATCTGACCGTCGGTGGTACTGGAAAAACACCGCTCATTCTGCATTTGGTGACCATGTTGCGTGAGCGAGGCATGCATCCGGGTATCGTGAGTCGTGGCTATCGCGGGTCGGCAAAAAGAGTGCTGGAAGTGACGGCCGATAGCTCCCCGATGGTTGTGGGAGATGAGCCGTTATTGCTGGCACGGCGCAGCCAGAGCCCGGTATTTGTTGGGCGTGATCGTGTGCGTGCAGCGCAAGCTTTGTTATCTCGTTATCCAGCCTGCAATGTGATTCTTTCTGACGATGGCTTGCAGCATTATCGTCTTGCGCGTGATGTTGAAATCGCGGTTTTTGATCAACGGGGTACCATGAATGGCTGGCAGCTTCCCGCGGGGCCCTTGCGTGAGCCAATCAGTCGGTTGCGGCGGGTGGATGCCGTCGTTTTCAATAGTGTCGCCGCTCCCCAGGGAGACTTTCCAGAGACGGATTCCGCGCTTCGCGGCGTATTGCCGGCGCCGACTTTTGGGCGTCCTGTTTTTGCCATGCGTCTTGAAGGACTAAGCTTTTATCTTCTGGGCCAGAAGCAAATAACCTGCCGCGCTGAAAATTTTTTAGGTAAGCAGGTGCACGCCGTTGCAGGCATTGGCTCCCCCCAGCGTTTTTTTGATCATTTGCAGGCAATGGGACTGGTATTTGAGCCCCATCCATTTGCTGACCATCATGACTATCAACGCGAAGAACTGAATTTGTCTGGGGATGCGATTCTGACCACAGAGAAGGATGCTGTAAAATTTACTCGGCTTAATTTGACTTTGCCTGTTTGGGTACTCCCCGTGACAGCAAACGTGAGCCCTGATCTCGTGGCTTTTATTCTGGAGAAACTCAATGGATGCCCGTCTACTTGA
- a CDS encoding MotA/TolQ/ExbB proton channel family protein: protein MFAIIQAAGWPIWPLLFASVIAVALIIERATVLRRAKIVPPGVLQGVIAEYRQNGVSEALITKVENHSPLGRVLASGVRNAKSSREVMKEAIEESGRGVAHDLERYLTTLGTIATIAPLMGLFGTVVGMIEIFGSPTASGNNPQALAHGISVALYNTGFGLVIAIPSMIAYRHFRALVDGFLVEMEQEAVKLVEMIHGDRS, encoded by the coding sequence GTGTTTGCAATTATTCAAGCGGCTGGCTGGCCTATATGGCCGTTGTTATTTGCATCCGTTATTGCGGTTGCGTTGATTATTGAACGCGCAACGGTTTTGCGACGCGCAAAAATTGTACCTCCGGGCGTTCTGCAAGGCGTTATTGCAGAATATCGGCAGAATGGTGTGAGCGAAGCATTAATCACGAAAGTAGAAAATCATTCTCCTTTAGGTCGGGTACTTGCTTCAGGTGTGCGCAACGCTAAAAGCTCACGCGAAGTGATGAAAGAGGCCATTGAAGAATCAGGCCGTGGCGTGGCGCACGATCTTGAGCGTTATCTGACGACGCTGGGTACGATTGCTACGATTGCTCCTCTTATGGGCCTTTTTGGTACGGTCGTCGGTATGATCGAAATTTTTGGCTCACCTACGGCATCAGGTAATAACCCGCAGGCGCTGGCACATGGTATCTCTGTTGCCCTCTACAACACGGGGTTTGGTCTTGTTATTGCGATTCCGAGCATGATTGCGTATCGCCATTTTCGTGCATTGGTAGATGGCTTTCTGGTTGAAATGGAACAAGAAGCGGTAAAGCTGGTTGAAATGATTCATGGCGATCGCAGCTAG